From Brassica rapa cultivar Chiifu-401-42 chromosome A06, CAAS_Brap_v3.01, whole genome shotgun sequence:
tgacACTATTTATGAAATGAAACAAGTGAAGTAACAAATAagtaaaacaataattaaagaAGATGTATCTCTGAATGGAAACATTAATGACCTATATTCTCCTCCGAGAGATGGAGAGATCTTTGAGCTTCGAACACTCCCGTTCCATCAGCATTTCCCATTTAATTCCTTTAATCTCTGATGATGTCTCTCAACCAAAAGAATAAGTATTAGAAACAGCAGCAGCCGGTCCTAGACTTCTCAAGGCCACAagcccaaaacaaaacaaaaaaagtggctgaaaaaaattgaaaaaaaaattatgcacaTGATGGGTTTGAACACAGCCTCTCACGCACCAGTACTTATCAACTAACCAGTAGACCATTGAGACTTTTTGTAAATTTTCCGCCGGTTATAGACTTAGTATATTGCGGCCGCAAGCAGATGATTCATCCGCTTCATACGATCTAAATTGATTTCTATTTTCTGAACGttgatttgtatttttgtatGCTTTATGTATGTGATGGTATGTGTAAAGATTATTAATCCAAACACCATTTCCTCATGGTAAAAGATGCACGAGACATTTCAATGAAAACTAGAGCATAATCTTTGCCAGCAACATTACACATGATCACTCAATTGCTGATTACCATGGAATTGTATATAACATGAAAAAGACAACTAACAAGTGAGAGAAATTAACCAGAGAGTTTGAGCATAAAATATGTCCTGAACTCAGGACTTTTAGATTCAATAAGAGATGAAAAGCGCAATACAACTTTTTCCTCCTGTGAACTTGTTTATAAGTTGAAATATTGTCATATAAGGCATTGAAATAATTGCAATatcagattaaaaatatatatatcaactttTAGATGCATAGAGCTAGAAAGCAAAATATAGCCTCGACCCTCGATATGCCAAAAGTGATGCCTAATTAGACCAGTTCAGATGATGAAGATGCCAAAAAATATTGAACGGAACCTAGTAATCATGAAACTAAAACTTCTACTACATTTAAACCATAGCACACACAAAGACAACAATATCAATCACCACAGGTAGACTTTTCACGACAAGTAAGAAACTTGGTAACCACGAAACTAAAGCTTCTACTGCGTGTAAACCATAAACACACGCACAAAGACAACAATTTCAGTCACCACAAGTAAGTTTCtcataaaaagtaaaaaaaaaaaacaaaaaaatgaagaatggaaaaaaacaaaaaaaaaaacgaagaatGTAAAACTAGGTAAGAGATATCCTTTGGTAGGCGAATTTGtgaattaaaattcatggaGATTTACAAATTGATTGACAAAATGCAGATAAAAAAAAGCCAATATAAATCTATCAGactagttgacaaaaaaaaaaatctatcagACTAAAACTATAGAGGAAAAGCAACGTCTAAAACTAAATTAACTGATGGTTCTATCTGTTGACTGGCccagtgtgtgtgtgtgtgttcaaATGAATTGAATTAAGAAACTAGACAAATATCAGTGTGTCCCATTTCATTGTCGTTTACTCGACCGATGCACAAGTTATaaagtgccacgttgctgttaGGTGGACCACGACAAGTTAATGCTTAACGATTTCTCGCtaataaatagtttaatttgtttatattcaaattaaGTATGGAAGGGTTGATAATTTGGCCAAAAAGGTCTAAGAATGCTCGCtaataaatagtttaatttgtaatttgtttatattcaaattacGTATGGAAGGGTTGATAATTTGGCCAAAAAAGTTAAATATACGTTATAGATAGAAAAGAGGTAAGAAACGGAAACTTTTTGAAATAAACAAAGGGTGAGGGAATAAAAGCAACGATTATGGTAGATATAAAACAATCACGCGCAGCGCACATTAATAAACACATCAACCTCCTGCACttatttaaatcaaataaacaacgattatacaattatttattttcctcgAGAAACATGTTTAGAACTcgacatatatataaataacatcaCACGGCTCATTAGTTTCATGCATCAGTTATAACACAATCCATActataacaaaaacgaaaactTTATGGCCAAGCTCATTTTCTTCCTCGCAGTCCAAATCCTCCTCCTCTCCGTCGTTTCTTCGACCAGAGATGATGGAGAAAACTTTGCAAGAACCATAGATCGGAAACTTCTAGGTCTTCGTAGGAAAGAGAAGCTAACCCATTTCAAGGTCTATTGGCACGACATGATAAGCGGTCCAAATCCAACTTCCATCATTATCCAGCCACCAGTTAAGAAGTACTCTACTACCTACTTTGGAGGAATCTCTATGATCGATAACGCTTTGACGGCGAAAGTTTCGAGGAACTCCACGTTAATTGGCAAGGCACAAGGGTTTTACGCTGGAGCGGCCCAAAAAGAGTTGGGTTTAATAATGGCgatgaattttgtttttaagatAGGGAAGTACAACGGGAGCACGATCACAATCCTTGGTCGGAACTCGGCGATGTCGGAGGTTAGAGAAATGCCGATCGTGGGAGGAAGTGGGCTTTTCCGCTTTGCTAGAGGCTATGTTGAGGCTCGAACAAAGTGGACTCGTAACCTCGATGCCACGGTTGAGTATAGTTGTTATGTTCTGCATTATTGATGTGTTCatgatgttttatattttgatttgacgacgtaataataaaacaagattttaatatattatgtttttgtttaatttgcaTTTGGCTTATGGTGTGTCTGTGGCGGATTTGTTGTAGTGATTATGTCGTTTGTTAAACTAATAATATTCATAGTTGTTTTCTTTCGACATGGAGATTTTGATGATATAGTCCTTTAGTATATGTTATTCATGGTTTTGGACCGACATCTTGACGAGGTTGGAACAAGAACTCTCGAGGGTCACGTTTTTGACTTGACAACTAAGCGATATAAGAAATTATGTGTATACTTCAATCGCATTTGTTTGTTGGTATCTATACTTATAAATTATAATGTAATCGCTATATCCATCAAGAATgcccttttcaaaaaaaaaaaaattatttatccaaCAGTTGGTTGTATTCGGTTAGAACATTAACCTCAATTTCTTATTCGGAattcttaactcatgatttgattatttttatttttttaatattttttggctAAAATAAAGTTCTTATATATAAGAAACGGTTCTAACTAGTGATAATATAATTGCTTTATAATTCTTGATTACAGGAAAGACTTTGAACTGGACGACGACGTGACTTCCCCTTGCACGAAACATGTGTCTTGTGGACAACGTAAATAATAATTTACTCATGGAGATTCacaaattgattaaaaatgtgCAGAATAGgcataaaaatgaagaaacaacAGAAAGTAAATTCTTAAAATGCAGTaggaatagagagagagagagagagagagagagagagagagagagagagagagagagagagagagagagagagagagagagagagagagaggaactAAACCCCAGCTCATGGATTCAGCAGAGAGACTTGATACTAATCGGGACGATACAATAGCACTGTGTAGTGGAAACAGAGATACACAGCTACTCAACTCCACAGGTAATCTGTTAAAATCATCcccacttaaaaaaaagatgaattATTTTTTGCAGCCCATTAATTCAGATTATCACCAACAAAACCAATTCGAGAACATTGATGATAAGGCTGTTCAAGTATCTACTCAAAATGGCTTTGCTTATAAAATTCTCTAAGCTTATGGAGAAGGAGTAGCTACGTCAAGTAAATGAGTGACTTGGAGGAGGAGTTCACAGAGACTTGTAGCCTAACTATATACTAATCACTCATGATTACGAACCACTGGTATATTATGAGTATCCACAAAATAACTAAGTTTACACTTTTGTTTCAAGATTATCACTGAAACATGTTCATTCTTGAACCACTCTTGAAATATGCATAACAACTACGACCATCCAAGGCTAATTGCTAACAACTTCCATAAGCCACTTGTTCTTACTTTTAACTCAAAACACAATCCATTGTCGTTCTCTCGACCGAACCAATATTTGTCCGATTTCATTGTCGTTCTCTCGACCGAACCACAAGTTACAAACTGCCACGTTGCTGGTAGGTAGACCACGACAAATTCATTAACTATCTCTAGCTACCAAAtagtttaatttgtttttattcaaaTTACGTATGTAAGGGTTGATAATTTGACAAAAATAGTCTAAGAATGGCACTAAAGATAcgttataatttatatatagaaaaaaggTATGGAACGAAAACTTTTGCGAAGTAAACAAAGGGAGATCGAATAAAAGCAACGATTATTTAAGATAGAAAACCATCACGCGCTACGCGCATCACACATGAATACAAATCATGAAATCAACCACCTCCacttatttaatttatttatttttaactgaacttattttaatttatgaacAAATATTATCACATTCCCTAGTCAAATGTTATTTAACAAATCCATAAAATCAAAACGAATCCACAAATACAATAAACaatatacaattatttattaataaacaaTATAGTAATAGAAATATGTCTAAAACTcaacatattatataaataacatCACACACCTCGTTAGTTTCGTGCTTCATTTATAACAAACCAATAccataacccaaaaaaaaactcatggCCAAGCTCATTTTCTTCCTCGCCGTCCAAATCCTCGTCCTCGCCGTCGTTTCTTCCACCGGAGACATATTTGCAAGAACCATAGATCGTAAACTCCTCGGCCTCCACAGCAAAGAGAAGCTAACCCATTTCAAAGTCTATTGGCACGACATTTTGAGCGGTCCAAACCCAACCTCCATCATGATCCAGCCACCGGTTACAAAATCTACTACCTACTTCGGAGGAATCACTATGATCGACAACGCGTTGACGGCGAAAGTCCCGACGAACTCCACGTTAGTTGGCCAGGCACAAGGGTTTTACGCCGGTGCGGCCCAAAAGGAGTTAGGGTTTCTAATGGCTATGAACTTTGTTTTCAAGACAGGGAAGTACAACGGGAGCACGATCACGATTCTTGGTCGGAACACTCCGTTTTCGGAGGTCAGAGAAATGCCTATCGTTGGAGGAAGTGGGCTTTTCAGGTTTGCTAGAGGCTATGTCGAGGCTCGAACAAAGTGGTTTAATCTCAAGAACGGTGATGCTACTGTTGAGTATAGCTGTTATGTTCTGCACTACTGATGCTCATGATGTTTTTGTcgtacttatatatttaattgacGACGTAACAATAAAACAAgatttttatcttttgtttttgttatttgcATTTGGCTCACGGTGTGTGCTGTGTATTTGTTGTAGACTTGTAGTGATTATGTCGTTtgttaaattaataatgttgatgATTGGCTTCTTACAACAAGAAGATTTTGATGATATAGTCTTTTAAGTATATGTTATTCATGGTTTTCGACCGACATCTTAACGTGGTCCGAACAAGAACTCTCGAGGGACACGTTAGTGACTTTGACAACTAAGCGAAATTATGTTAATACTTCAATCGCATTTATTTTTTGCTGGTATAATATACATAATTATTGCAAAGTTGCAATCGGTTAGTGATAGTATAATTTCTTTGCTATAGTTTAGTGATTGTTGCAAAGACTTTTAGCTCGATGTAGTGACTTCGTCTTGCAAGAAACATGTGTCTTGTTTGCAACATAAACCATATTATTTCTGAAGTTAAgggaaaaaaatcatttctcaAAATCACTATAACGAGCACCACTTTTATACGAAAACAACAATAATAGGGATTTGATCAAAATGACTGAAGATCTGATTGacctttttttataaaaaaataactgaAAGATTATCATAGTATTAGAttcttttaaattatgttttgtaTATTAGTTGCATGATTAACGTGTTATCTCTGATAGAGTTTCTACCTAGTTTTATATTAGTAATTTATTCTAATTTTATGAtaacaattaattttaatatttagaatatattaaaaaagggTTGATACTATCTCTCTAAAAGTTGTCATCTTTATTAAGCAtcctgtttttatttttctgttaatTATAAGTTTTTGTTCAAAAACAGAGTTGAAAAACCACCAGTAATGATGCtcaatagtttaaaaaattttatacaaaaattatatttatacaaactTGCTAAAATCGCACTAGAACAAAGCATTCAAATTTCCATATAAATCACAACAAACCCAGAAAAGTTAgtaatttagataattttaaatcgattaaatttgattaaatataagaaatttgtttttttttctaaatactaGAAACAAGAACAAATGCTTGTGTTACGTAATTGGAAAATGATCATTCACttttacaaacaaacaaactgtAAACGATACTTCTACGGTTTCTACCTTCTACCTTCTTCATTCCTTTATCCTTTTTATTTCTTCACTGCAAATTTTGTAAAGTGGATAGAACATTAAGGAAAACGTATCAGTGGATTGAAAGATTAACGAACGCTGCCATGTTTGTGATAATCCAAGCTCTGGCGTGTCTGATAATCTCCACCTCTTCCGACATATTCTCCTCTAAGAAGATGGAGAGATCTTTTAGCTTCAAAGAAGTAGAACTGTAGAAGCATCGGCTTCTAAGCTCCTCTCATAAAATCTAAATTGATTTCTATTTTCCTGAACAATGatttgtattttcttttatgCTTTATGTCTTATATCTAAAGATGATCTGATGATATGAGTAAGAATTATAATTCCCACATTACTGACTAATGGTAAAAGATGAGACATTTCAGTGAAAACTAGAGTATAATATTTGCCGGCAACATTACACTGATCACTCAATTGTTGATAACCATGAACATAAAAGACAACTCAAAATAGAGTTTGAGCATAAAACCTGTCCTAAATTCAGGAACCTTAGTTTCGATACGAGATGAAAAGTGCGATCTCATCCTGGAAACTTGTTTGTAAGATGAAATACTGTCATAAAGGCATTGAAATACCTGCAATGCCAGAGTAAGAAAATGTCATATTTTAGATGTATTAAGGATAGACAACAAGTAGATATCCAAATATAGATTCAATATGATAAAAATGATGTCTGATTAGACCAATTCAGATGGTGAATATGCTAACCAGAAGCACACACAAAGACAACAATATCAATCACCCAAAAGTAGGCTTTTCATGGCAAGTAAGAAACCTAGTAATCATGAAACTAAGGCTTCTACTACATGTAAGCACACACAGAAAGACAAACAATTTCAATCACCACAAGTAAGCTTCTCATAACAAGTAAAAACCAAGAAGGTAAAAGTAGGTAAGAGATGTCCTTTTGTAATGCAAATTTGTGTGAATCTAAATTCATTGACAAAATGCAGATAATAAGAAAGCTAGCATAAATCTATCAGACCTAAAACTATCGAGAAAAACCATGTCTAAAACTTAAAAAGTAACATCATCCAAGATCAAAGATGCATTCTCAACATTAAGAAACAAGAGAAGGTGAATCTTCTTGATATCAGGTACAAATGTAACAAGGCCTCATTCTTCAATACAGAAGAAACCAAATGATAATAATAAACTAAGTTCTTAAATGCAGTAGTAGGAATAGAGAGAGAAGAATGACCTTGAGGAACTAAACCCCAGCTCATGGATTCAGCAGAGAGACTTGACACTAATCTGGAAGATGCAACAGCACTGTGTAGTGGAAACAGAGATATACAGCTACTCAGCTCCACAGGTactctgttaaaaaaaaaacaatccccAGTTTTAGTTAAAAAGATTACTTCTTTTTGGAAGCCCATTTCAGATTATCACCAACAAAAACCAATTCGAGAGTTCACTCACTCTATGCAAAACTTTTAACTATAACATCAAAATACATTTCTAGAGCAAAACTGAAGAAAGAAAGCTTATTTATTGCGTTTCAAACGCAAAAGTTAAGACCACGATTGCAAGAAAAGATAGTAACTTTAAAGGAGGACGAAGATGGGTTTTTCACCATTGACACTGACCTGAAAGAACGATTGATACGGGGAGTCGCTGAGGATGGTAATGAAGATTTGATGGGAGAGGGTATGGATGAGACGTGGACATTCGTTTTGCTTAGCCTCTGCGTTAAAGAGTGTATCTTTGACGATAATCTGCACACTTTCGAAGACGCCATCGGAAGAGAGAAAGCGTAGAGATTTTCAGATTGAGATCGGAcaatgtttagggtttaaagaTGGTTCTGTTCTTCTATCTGTTGACTTGCCGGTTTTTTACGGGTCTGGTCGGGTTAAACCAATGGCTGGAGTGGACTATCCAAAATAAGGGCAGATTAGCGAAACGACGCCGTATCaagttttagattaaaaaaaaatgagcaGCATCTGAGATTCATCAGCCAGCTCCTCTGAGCAGGACACCACGGTACATAACATAAGCTCATCTTTGGTCATCAAAGAGACTCATCCAATAGCTTGATGATGGAGAAGAAGCAGCTACGTCTAAGGAGTGACTTGCAGCCTAACAATATACACTAATTACTTTTAACTCAAAacacaattcaaaaaaattcctagacaaaaaaaataactatatatgttattttgaaTCTCTCTACATAACATATCACTTAACTAAAAATCGAAAcgaagatagagagagagagtctccaTCGTAACACAGAAGCCGCCTCTCTTAATCTGAAACTCTAGCTCCGGCCTGCCGTTGCGGTGGTGTCGGAGGCGAATCTCTTCCCCTTTACTTCTTTTCTCTTTGCTCTTCTCCTCTTCGGTCAACCCTAGTCGATATGCTTGTCTCTCTGAGCCAGCTCGAGCCCTCGTGAAGACGCGGTTCGCTCGACGGTGACGGTCCCCGACGTTCGTTGGAGAGACGGTGAGGCTTTCCGTGCGACCCGAGAAGAGATGAGTCGGCGTTTAGGATCGAAGTACCGGTCAGATCTAGTTTTCTACTTTTCAGATCTTCGACGAGTGCTTCATGACGACGGCGCGTGAACCGGTCTGACACCTTCTCTATCACAGATCTACATCCTAGCGTGGAGGTAAGTCAGGTGGAGAAGAGTTTTCACAGTGCGGTGGATGGAAGATTGTTCTCTGGTTCTCAGAGACATCACGCTCCAGGATTCAAGCCGATGGAGTAGTCAACCGGAGGTTTGGTTTTGGTCGGGAAGCGTGGCGAAGTTCTACTTCCCTGCGCCGGTGTTCGGCCCGCGGTCATCCCGGTGGTACGAGTTTTGCACCTCCTGAAGCTGTGATTTGAGGTATTGGTCATGCCAACCGTTCGTCAAGGTCCGTCTTTTTCAATCCGGATGTAGCTGTCCGGTTTTTGGCTAAGGATGGAGGTAGTGGAAGACGACGGGTATGAACCGAGGCTGGAATGCACCTTTTAGGTGTTGTGGTGATTGATACTCGAACTGAACTCAGATTATTTGGAAATCAATTGCTTGCTCTATACTATAATCCTGCTTAAGTTTCATTGTCCGTTTGTTGTTTTCACTGCTTTCTATCGTGTGGTCTAATTTAGGGGTTAAGAGACGGTTCATCCCGGTAGTGGGAAGATCTTGTTCTCGTAGTGGTGAAAAATGCAATATCGGATTGTTTCGGGTAGCGTAGGATCCTTCTAAGTGTTCCTGTGTGATACTAGATCCCGATATTGTATGTGGGGTGAAAATCTTGTAAGGTTGTAATCTCGTTACCACGAATTGGTGAATGATAAGTTGaagttgagccaaaaaaaaaaaaaaaaaaactaaaaatcgaAACGTTACACTTGCTTCCTGATTATATCACTGAGAATGAGAAATAAACAGATTAGAACAAATTGTACACGATTGAACAGAGTAGAAACGAACGTTTTCAAAGTCCCTCAACCAAACACagtaacattttttaaaaaaaggaaaaaaaaataacaaattggTTTTTATTTATGGATATGACGTCAGCCCTGAAGCTTCCGACGCGGCCGCAGCTTCCTCATCAAGATACAAATTATCACTCCTCCTAACCGCCGCGTGTACCAAAACCAACACCACAGCGGTCGCCACCGCCCCGAGAACATTCGCCGTCGCGTGCGTGAACAAAAGCATCACGATCGTCAAAACCGATAAGCAGATCATGACCGTCCGATCATCGATCTGGTGACCGAAGACCACGAGAGGCTCGTCGCGGAGGAAGTAGAGGAAGATCCAGAAGACGACCAGGACGGCCAAGACGAGGAGCGAGGTCGGGTGGTAGACGAGGCTCAGGAAGAGGACGAGGAGGACGACGACGGCGTAGTTGGCTCTGAAGTAGACGAGGTTCGTCTTGATCCTCGAGATCGCGTCGAAGAAGCCGTGTGGGAGGTTCATTGATTGGAGATCGAACATCGTTTTCCATGGGCGGCGCGTCGCGAGTCCTGATTTGATGCGGTATTTTGCGCGTGAGATGTACTCGAGATCGATGGGGGGGAGATGGGTGAGACGACGTCGGGATCGAGCCGTAGTTCGTCATTTCGTTTCACGCGGCgttgggagagagagagagagagagagcgctACGGAATgagatttgtttgtttttatcaataaataaataatacattaatGTATTTtctggaaaaaaataaaattaatgtgtTTTTGCGGCTCAGTCCCTATGTATTAGGTTATACCGTAATAGTGCAGGTATCatatagataaaaataataaagtagATAACATACcaaataaatacataatttcTACATTTTACTGTTATATACTCCTGCACAgtaatatattgaataatttttttttataaaatatttgaaaatattatatcattGTGATGTTTTTGTTAACACTAATATATCTATtacaaattatgaaattattaaaaaaaatatagtcaATAAATTTATTTGTCTTAAAACATTTATGTATAACAGTTTTATTTGTcccatatattttaaaaagaaaaaaactatttgtatCATAATCCTATTTTTCACTAAGCAGAAAatgttatgtatttttattaatttataaactataataaaagTATTTTTACATATCTAAAACTCCaagtttttcttatataaaatgaaatattaatGAAACAGAGCTTTCATGAGTTTCAGCACTATATATTTTGgtgatattaatttttttttgaattaattaGTTTTCAACTAAAAACTATAACTATTAAACAATCTGTAACACTCGCCTTTTTCTGTTCAACTGACAACCGGTATCACCATATTCTATTTCATACTTGTATAATCTGGGATTaaattccataaaattattaattcagTCCTTGTATAATTTGAGATTTGTTTGATGGTTTTTCTCCATTCCGAAGTATACAAAATCACCAGCAATCCTTTTACAacataaaccaaataaaatcaTCAGTCATTTTCAATATTCAGTTACTCTCAGTTAAAAGGATTAGTGtttattttgagttttgacATGTATGGATTAGTGTCTTTGGACATAGTTAAAAAGGATTATTTTGTCATCAT
This genomic window contains:
- the LOC103871052 gene encoding dirigent protein 20 — encoded protein: MAKLIFFLAVQILVLAVVSSTGDIFARTIDRKLLGLHSKEKLTHFKVYWHDILSGPNPTSIMIQPPVTKSTTYFGGITMIDNALTAKVPTNSTLVGQAQGFYAGAAQKELGFLMAMNFVFKTGKYNGSTITILGRNTPFSEVREMPIVGGSGLFRFARGYVEARTKWFNLKNGDATVEYSCYVLHY
- the LOC103871054 gene encoding LOW QUALITY PROTEIN: PRA1 family protein F2 (The sequence of the model RefSeq protein was modified relative to this genomic sequence to represent the inferred CDS: deleted 1 base in 1 codon), translated to MTNYGSIPTSSHPSPPIDLEYISRAKYRIKSGLATRRPWKTMFDLQSMNLPHGFFDAISRIKTNLVYFRANYAVVVLLVLFLSLVYHPTSLLVLAVLVVFWIFLYFLRDEPLVVFGHQIDDRTVMICLSVLTIVMLLFTHATANVLGAVATAVVLVLVHAAVRRSDNLYLDEEAAAASEASGLTSYP
- the LOC103871051 gene encoding dirigent protein 20: MAKLIFFLAVQILLLSVVSSTRDDGENFARTIDRKLLGLRRKEKLTHFKVYWHDMISGPNPTSIIIQPPVKKYSTTYFGGISMIDNALTAKVSRNSTLIGKAQGFYAGAAQKELGLIMAMNFVFKIGKYNGSTITILGRNSAMSEVREMPIVGGSGLFRFARGYVEARTKWTRNLDATVEYSCYVLHY
- the LOC103871053 gene encoding uncharacterized protein LOC103871053 yields the protein MASSKVCRLSSKIHSLTQRLSKTNVHVSSIPSPIKSSLPSSATPRINRSFRVPVELSSCISLFPLHSAVASSRLVSSLSAESMSWGLVPQGISMPL